AAATAGTATCCCTGCCCTGACTCGAGTAATTGTGGTTTATGATAATCGTATTGTGATGGCGAACAGCCTTCAAGAAGCCATTGACGGTGTTTTTAATCCTGATCAAACTCCCGAATCTACCATCATCAGACCTTTGCAGGAGTTGGGAATTGAATAATTCGGGAAATTATATTTTACCCAAAACGATAGCCAAAACCCCTCACCGTAATAATATATTCTGGACTACTAGGGTCTTGCTCTAATTTTTCCCTCAACCAACGAATATGCACATCCACTGTTTTCGTATCTCCGAGGAAATCAGCACCCCAAATATTGTCGATGAGTTGATCCCTATCCCAGACTCTCTTAGGATAGGTCATAAATAATTCAAGAAGTTTAAATTCTTTTGGAGATAGATTTACTGATTGATTTCTCACCGTCACTCTACATTCATCGGGGAAAAGGGTAATATCTTTATATTGTTTGATATTATCCGATGATGAGTTATTAATGTTATTACGACGAATTAAGGCGCGACAACGGGCGATTAGTTCCTTCATGCTAAAGGGTTTGGTTAGATAGTCATCGGCACCGACTTCTAATCCTAAAACTCGGTCTGTTTCCGCTGCTTTGGCACTCAAAATGAGAATGGGGATATTATTACCTCGATGTCTAAGTAAGCGGCATATATCTAAGCCATTTACTTCAGGTAACATTAAATCCAAAATAATCATGTCAAATCCATGGGTTTGATCATTGGATATTTGACGCTCAAGTAAATTCAAGGCTTCTCTACCGCTTTGGGCTTTGGTTACTTGGTATCCTTCTTCTTCGAGATTTAGACTAATCAT
The sequence above is a segment of the Cyanobacterium stanieri PCC 7202 genome. Coding sequences within it:
- a CDS encoding two component transcriptional regulator, winged helix family (PFAM: Response regulator receiver domain; Transcriptional regulatory protein, C terminal~COGs: COG0745 Response regulators consisting of a CheY-like receiver domain and a winged-helix DNA-binding domain~InterPro IPR001789:IPR001867~KEGG: cyh:Cyan8802_2657 two component transcriptional regulator, winged helix family~PFAM: response regulator receiver; transcriptional regulator domain-containing protein~SMART: response regulator receiver~SPTR: Two component transcriptional regulator, winged helix family), with the protein product MLSLDLPSISTKTKGQLPTSILVIEDEDLIRNMISLNLEEEGYQVTKAQSGREALNLLERQISNDQTHGFDMIILDLMLPEVNGLDICRLLRHRGNNIPILILSAKAAETDRVLGLEVGADDYLTKPFSMKELIARCRALIRRNNINNSSSDNIKQYKDITLFPDECRVTVRNQSVNLSPKEFKLLELFMTYPKRVWDRDQLIDNIWGADFLGDTKTVDVHIRWLREKLEQDPSSPEYIITVRGFGYRFG